Within the Mesotoga infera genome, the region CTCTTTTCCACAGATAGATGAGGTTCATGTCGGTGAATTCATCGTCTCCTATGAGATACAAACTGCGTTAATGGGTTTCCTGTTGAAAGTAAATCCTTATGATCAGCCTGGAGTAGAGCTCGGAAAGAAATTGACGTATGCGTTTATGGGAAGAAAGGGATACGAGGAAGTAAGGGACAGATATGAGGAGAAAACCTCCTGGAGGTTCGAGTTATGAAGTCTGAGCTTATGAAAGTTATCGAAGGTTTTTCGGTCGAGGAAGTGTATTTCGCTACTGGAGAACCTATACCAACCTTTGTAATAGTATCAGTCGAATCCGAGGACCTTCTTCAGAAGATCGGAGAAATGGAAGAGATCGAGGCAGACATTATCGTGATCAGCCCGGAAGAGAGGAAGAAACTGGAAAACGCGAATAGCGATATTTCCAAAGTAGTACTGAATGTCATCGAGTCCGGAGAGAAGCTGCTGTAATGATAGTTGGTTTTGTGGGAAAGGCGGGAAGCGGTAAGTCTACTGCCGCCGAGCGTCTTGAAGGATTCGGTGCAGATATTATCTCCCTGGATGAACTTGGCCACGATTCGCTGGATGAAAAGAAAGAGCAGATCGTTGATTCTTTCGGGAAGAGTATTCTTACTTGCGGCAAAGTTGACAGAAAAAAACTTTCAAAGAAAGTCTTCCAAGACAGCAAACTCCTGTTAAGACTGAATGAAATACTTCACCCGGTTATTAGACGAAAGGCATTGAAAGCTCTTGAGGGATGTCATTCGAAGCTCTGCATAATCGACGGAGCTTTGATCCACGAAATAGGACTTGCTGACTATTGTGACAAAGTCATTTGGTTTGAATGTACAAATGAAGCTTCCGTTGAGAGACTCATGAAGAGAGGAATGAGCAGATCCCTGGCAGAGTCAATACTCCATTCACAGTCTCACCTTGATTCAATGAAGGTGATGGTCAGTGCCGAGGTCTCGACATCAGGCAGTATTGATGAGACTTTCGATAAGGTAAGAGAGATTCTTTTTGAATGGGGCGTAGTGGTATAATTAGTTCACTTAAACATTTCTTATAAGGAGGTAGGGAAATGCGCAAAAGATTAATTCTAGCACTTCTAATCGTTTCTTTTGCAGTATTTACCTTTGCTGTGACGGAGATTGAGTTTTGGCACGCAATGGGCGGTGCCCAGGGAACCACAGTCAATGAAATCGTGGCATCTTTCAATGAGGCAAACCCCGATATTGTGGTAGAAGCCATTTATGTGGGAAATTACAGTGCTCTGCAGCAGAAACTCCTGGTCAGTGCAGAGAGCAACACGCTGCCAGCTCTGTCTCAGGCTTATGGAAATTGGACTGCAAGACTTATTCCTCGAAATGCCGTACAGGAACTTGATTCGTTGATTGCTGATCCTGAAACGGGATTGACCGACGAAGAGTGGGAGGCTATCTGGAGTCCGTTCAAGAGAATGGTTACCTGGGGCGACACAGTATATGCCCTTCCCTTCAAC harbors:
- the coaE gene encoding dephospho-CoA kinase; translated protein: MIVGFVGKAGSGKSTAAERLEGFGADIISLDELGHDSLDEKKEQIVDSFGKSILTCGKVDRKKLSKKVFQDSKLLLRLNEILHPVIRRKALKALEGCHSKLCIIDGALIHEIGLADYCDKVIWFECTNEASVERLMKRGMSRSLAESILHSQSHLDSMKVMVSAEVSTSGSIDETFDKVREILFEWGVVV